From the genome of Desulfitobacterium chlororespirans DSM 11544:
CTCTCTCATTAATACGGCCGAAGGTTCCTTAAACGAGACCCACAGCATTCTCCAGCGGATGCGGGAGCTGGCTGTTCAAGCTTCCAATGATACCAACACAGAAGATGACCGCATGGAAATCCAAAAGGAAATCAACCAGCTTACCTCTGAAATCAACCGGATTGGCAATACCACTGAGTTCAACACCATGAAGCTTCTGGACGGCACCAAGGCCATTACAACGGAAACTACTGCTGCCACGACAAAAGATATTGCTACGATTGTGGCTGGAAAAGGCGGAGATGTTACCGTAAATAAAGCCGTAGGAGTAACCGCGGGTACCGGATGGGATGAAGCAACTACTCAAGTTACTATCGGGGTAGATAGTAATGCCGATGAAAAGGTACAGTGGGATAAGATTGATTTAACAGCAGCCGGAGGCGCAAAGGTAACCCTAACAAAGGCGGCCGGCGGTGACCTGAAAATTGCAATAGCTGCAACGGATAAGGACGGAAATGAAGTTGCCCATGAGATGACCGTCACGGCCAAGAATCTGGAAGCCGCGGCAAAGAATGGGGTGTACAAGGCCGAATTCCACGGAGTATCCTTCGATTTAGATGTGGATAAGTTTAAGGAAATTGCCGACGGTCAAACGACTGAGATTGATTTGACTACGAGATTTGGCACTACCGATGATGAGAAAGACGTTAAGGGTACCTATGGCTTGAAAAGCGATTATAAGAGTGGGTATGCAGATTTTACCAACTTTAAAATTGATGGAGCCAACGCTGCCTTAGCTGGAGTAGCTAAACTGGAAGTTGAACTTGGTGGCGCTGGAACTGAAGTTACTGTAAAAGGATATGCTGCGGACGGCACCACCGTGTTATTAAATGATAAAATAACACTTCCGACTGCTCTTGACTCTGGCGACAGCTTTTCCTATGAGGAAAATGGCATTAAATTCACTTTTGACATAAGTGATGATGCAGCCGGAGATCCTGTTTTGGCCTTTAAGACCAATCAAATTGATATTTCCGATCTGGCTGCTACCTTTGGCTCGAAGAAGGTTGTGGATCAGGAAGCAACAACTACAGTAACAGCCGATAATTCCCTGAAGATGCAGACCGGTGCTAACGCCGGGC
Proteins encoded in this window:
- a CDS encoding flagellin, with the translated sequence MIINHNMSAINTYRQLTVNNGQTSKSLEKLSSGLRINRAGDDAAGLAISEKMRGQIRGLDQASRNAQDAISLINTAEGSLNETHSILQRMRELAVQASNDTNTEDDRMEIQKEINQLTSEINRIGNTTEFNTMKLLDGTKAITTETTAATTKDIATIVAGKGGDVTVNKAVGVTAGTGWDEATTQVTIGVDSNADEKVQWDKIDLTAAGGAKVTLTKAAGGDLKIAIAATDKDGNEVAHEMTVTAKNLEAAAKNGVYKAEFHGVSFDLDVDKFKEIADGQTTEIDLTTRFGTTDDEKDVKGTYGLKSDYKSGYADFTNFKIDGANAALAGVAKLEVELGGAGTEVTVKGYAADGTTVLLNDKITLPTALDSGDSFSYEENGIKFTFDISDDAAGDPVLAFKTNQIDISDLAATFGSKKVVDQEATTTVTADNSLKMQTGANAGQAMAIDISDMRSVALAVSSTTASATKEVIDSMGEKVTAHYTAVSNVTKGTDNEAIEYALDVSTAAKASAAVKVINDSITAVSAERSKLGAFTNRLEHTINNLGTSSENLTAAESRIRDVDMAKEMMNFQKNNILSQAAQAMLAQANQQPQGVLQLLR